The sequence CTGGCCCGTGGACAACGCCGTGGAATCCTTGTAGGAACCGCCATCTCTGAGTTCCACCCGGGGCTGATCGATGAGTTCGACAGCCTCCAGTTCCAGCAGCGCCGGCGAATCGACCAGCGAGGCAATCACGCGGTCCGCCTGCTCGGCGTTCAGCTCCGCTTCGTCGATGAGCCGCCGGGTGTCGCGCGCCTGGATCACAGAGACGAGATCAGCCGGCCAGAATGCGTTCACGAGCCGTTGTGCTACGACATTGTGCCGAATTCGCACGCCGCGCAGCAGCTCGACGAGGCGATCGAAGTACGGCTGAGGGTTGCCCGACTGGAGAATGCTCACCCGAATCGAGGGCGCCAGCGCCTCATTGATCCGATCAACGATCGACTGCCGGATCTGAAAGCGTCGATCGCGGAGATCGGAGAGCTGCCGGGTCAGCGCCTCACGCTCGCTGAGCAGCGCTGCAAGTCGCTCCGTCAGTTCATCTCGCTGACGCTGCTTGGCCAGTAGCGCATTGCGGAGCCGCTCCAACCTGCTGCGCTCGGCGGCCTGTGTCTGTGCCGCCTGGTGCCGCTCAATGACCTTTCGGAACTCGATCTCCTGTCGGTTGTGCGCTGCTGCGAGATCGCGGCCGCTATCCTCGAACGCCCCGCGGGCGCGATCAAGTCGGCGCATCGCTTCGTCGAGAAGGATGTCGATCTCGGCGCCAGCGCCCGTGATCTCCTGTTGGACGCGCTCGATGTGCTTGCCATTGGGTCCCGTGATCAGGTCGTTTGGAAACAGGGCACGGGTCCGCGAAACCAGACGGCCAGCCATTCCTTCGATTTGGCTGCGATACTCATCCAGTGCCTGCGCCGTGCCCTCGAGCGCCCGCGTCTCGCGGTCGCGAAGCGCCTTGAGGGTGTGCGCCTTGTTCACCGGTTCGTCAGCGCCCCCGGCGCCTTCCGCGTAGCCCCTGAGTTTCTCACCGATCTCCGGCAGGGAGCCCAACTCTCCTGTGAGCGATTCAATCTGCTGGCGAATCGGGTGAATGGAGCCAGCGTTGGCCGCGAGCGATTGTTCGACGTGGGCGATGTCCCCGGAAACCTGGCGGATCTCATGCGGGGCGAAGTCATCGATGAGTTCCAACTGCGAGAGGGACTGATCGGCGATGCGCTCCACTTCGTTCTGGCTGTACACGTCGGCCTTGAAAAGTCCGCCGGCCCTGAGCTGGATGTCTGTCGGTAATCCATCGGCGGTGAGAATAAGCGGCTTCTCGCCGGCGGCACGACTGATTCGGTAGGACAACCCGTCCCTGGTCTCGATCTCCAACTCCACGCGGCCGCCATTGAGATTCTGCTGGATGAGCGACTCGATGCGTTTGCGGTCAGCGGGGTCGGACTGCGGATCAGGTAACGCGTCGAGAGCGAAGCGGACGAACTCGATCGCGGTTGTCTTTCCCGTGCCTCTTGCCCCGATCAGACAGTTGAGGCCCGTTGAGAGTTCCAGCCTCTCGCCACCGAGATAGCCACCGATGATCTCGATCGAGCGGATGCGGTTGGACGGGGGCGCGGCCGGTGGCGAGGGCGGCTCGACGCCTGCTGCTGTTGTCGCTTCCATTTCTCCTCCTGCCGAGAGCAAAGGCCAGAGAATTCGGTTCCCCCCCGCCCCAAGGTTAGCATTCCGTTCGGCACTGTCAACCTCTATTGGATTCCAGTCAGGTCCGGCCACACCGAGTCCGCCAGCCGCCGTCTACAGGGTCATCACCCGCAAGCGCTTATACATCCAGCACGACTAGGAAGTGCATTCCCGTTCGACTGCGCGTCATCCGCTGGGAACCCCCAGGCGGCCCTCCGTTTCGCGGACGTCTGGAAAACGGAGCTCGGGCTCGGTCGGTTGTTGCCGCGTGCCAAATCGACCGAGTGGCTAGTTCCGTTCATCGTGTTGAACATCCATCCCTCTGTCCTCATGCCGTTCCAGCGAGCTATGTGATGGTGGTCACCAGCGAGGCTGCACGGCTCGTGGGGTAGACAGGCCGGCTGTCATCTCCTATGCTTCGGAGATTCCGTCATCCGGGCTACATGCCCGGTACATCTTGGCGGGAGCAATTCTCCGAGGATTCCTCCCCCATACAACTTGGAAAGCTTCGGTACCACTGTGGTGCCGCTATCTTGCTGCCGCTGAATCGCCCAGCCGGCAATCGATCCCTCCGAAGCAGCGCTTCGGTACAAACAGGGAGTATTTACGATGGCCACTACCGCTGCGTCCTCGCCCTCCGACAACAAGAGCGGGAGGCGTTCGGAATCCCAAACGCGTGAAGTCACGATCAGGCCGAGCATTCCCCGAGTGCTTGAAGCTGTTCGGCGCATCGGGCACAGCCCCGAAGACGCCATTCTCGATTTGGTTGACAATTCGGTCCAGAATCATGCGACGATCGTCGGTGTCGTGCTAAGTGGGCAGAAGTCGTTCGAACAGATCGAGATCGCGGACGATGGCTCCGGCATGGACGAGCTGCGCTTGGAGGAGGCACTTCGGCTCGGCTCGCTGGTTGAGTATCCGCCCGATAGTTTGTCGAAATACGGTCTGGGGATGAAGGCCGCAGCGCTGTCACAAGGGCGGCGCCTGACTGTCTTGACGCGGGCGGACGGGCACTCCCTGCTCAAAGCGGAGTTGGATCTCGAGATCATTGCAGCACGTGACGATTATGTCGTTCGCTTCCTACAGCCGACCACCGAGGAAGCCGAAACGTTCGAGGCTCGCACGGGTGGAGTTGGCACACTCATCC comes from Phycisphaerales bacterium and encodes:
- a CDS encoding AAA family ATPase, with translation MEATTAAGVEPPSPPAAPPSNRIRSIEIIGGYLGGERLELSTGLNCLIGARGTGKTTAIEFVRFALDALPDPQSDPADRKRIESLIQQNLNGGRVELEIETRDGLSYRISRAAGEKPLILTADGLPTDIQLRAGGLFKADVYSQNEVERIADQSLSQLELIDDFAPHEIRQVSGDIAHVEQSLAANAGSIHPIRQQIESLTGELGSLPEIGEKLRGYAEGAGGADEPVNKAHTLKALRDRETRALEGTAQALDEYRSQIEGMAGRLVSRTRALFPNDLITGPNGKHIERVQQEITGAGAEIDILLDEAMRRLDRARGAFEDSGRDLAAAHNRQEIEFRKVIERHQAAQTQAAERSRLERLRNALLAKQRQRDELTERLAALLSEREALTRQLSDLRDRRFQIRQSIVDRINEALAPSIRVSILQSGNPQPYFDRLVELLRGVRIRHNVVAQRLVNAFWPADLVSVIQARDTRRLIDEAELNAEQADRVIASLVDSPALLELEAVELIDQPRVELRDGGSYKDSTALSTGQKCTTILPILLLDSDNPLLVDQPEDNLDNRFIYECVVEKVRDIKSRRQLVFVTHNPNIPVLADAERIFVFESDGARACIEKCGSVDDCKEEIVTLLEGGEEAFKERRRRYDY